The Hemibagrus wyckioides isolate EC202008001 linkage group LG26, SWU_Hwy_1.0, whole genome shotgun sequence DNA window TGGATATGcgaatggaaaatggaaaaatgtatgaatggaaatATTTCTGTTTCAGGGTTCATTTCAGTCACTTTTTCCTGCATCCACTTCAAAGGTCTGACACTTTTCCTGCCAGATTTGGAAAACCATCCTGTATAACACCTACCACTTTGTCCCATTACAGTGGGATGCATTTACCTGTGTGAACGCATCCCTCCCTGCTGCTGTGCATTTCTCATACTGCATTtctcatacttaatatctttcactttctctctctgtctgtctctgtcgaTCTATACACCCCACttctgagctcccagtgtttgccagtttccattgtgaccactgctctggtcggagtctcgtcgcttggtggtgcccactgatgctgtggatggatctgtgtggaccaggagacagccatggacagagccacttggggactttcacaccatcacagatctgccatttcatctgtcagcttgtgacagcaaagaaatagtgtctataatgaccttagaaactacaatgacctaatagttcctcatgggccattgattgctgttgtagaaaggacattaatcagctacagttacgttattttctgtttagtgtcacccaaatgaggatgggttcccttctgagcctggttcctctcaaggtttcttccttattccatcccagggagtttttccttgccaccgttgccacaggcttgctcattagggataaaaatagggataaaatagtttaataattaaatttaataattttgttcttatttcgagttatttagttattttttattttcatttttcccctccccgtTCTCTGTTTTGAggcaatgttcattgtaaaaggcgctacagaaaataaattgaattgaattgaaatgaatttctGCATGTTTAGTCACATTGTGGAAATTCAAACCGTAATCCTAAAACACTTCACTAACAAAGCACACAGCTTTATGGCTCTGACTACTGACTAAATGCTTAGTAGTCCATGACTGGTTACATGACGCTTTTGAGGGCGAACATCTCACTCAGTATCtccactacattactgtgaagGTGTGCAGACACACATCTACCTAAATTTAAATAGTCACctaaaaaatcaaaacaatgcAGTTGTATTGTGTGCATAACTGTCAGGAATCACTGgaacagttccctgccagaccactggagggggtgctggcaggtgaattgGCAGAGTctgcttttctgtttattttccctTGTACTTTGTGCCACGCCCTTCctgttgttttaatgttttaatgttgttttaatCCACGATTACCAGGGACCTCCGGGTTTGAGAGGTGCGGGGGCACCCGGATGTTACAATAACTTACAAAttatatggacatgctggcACGTATTTCTCCGTCACACGTCCTATCCGAGCCAATGAATTGGCGTGTGTGCACAcggagcttcagacacacttcctcgACAAAGTGgtcccatagcgtcagtcatgacACAGCATcaagttccctcgaaagggaacttCACACAGGAACAGCCAAAGGGCCTGATATGGCCCGGGGGTTATAAAACGCCCAGGTCTGATGTAAAGGAAACCTCCAGCACTCGCAGCTACTCAATCACACGTTGGATAGATTTCACATTTATAAGAATCAGATCCCTAGATTTTAAGTTCTTTAGTATTTAAGCAGACTCAGACAGAAGAGCTGGGTGTAAACATGCAAAGACTCCAAACATTTGGTTTAACCTGCTTGTTTTTGAGACATAACAAACCAAGTTTGCTAATGGAGGCTGCAGAAAGTGCTGCAATAAGCTGATGATTCAAAGTGTTGATAAAAGCTtgaaggaaaaaggaaaggtTTACTTAAcccttgtgtggtgtttttgtgttttttgtaaaTCAGTTGCATTTCCAGATGCACCAAGGTCTCTATTAaagtacattttattacacaaattatTCCTTTAATACAAAAATGACACTTTTATCGTTAAATGTGTCCTATTAATtgcagacatttttatttatttatttctgtagtgCTTCTAAAACTCCAATAATGTCCAGGATCAGTCTGATCTGAAGAGTCCCAAAGAGTCTGAAGAGTGAACATAACACGAGGGTCAATATCCGTGTTAAAGTTATAAGTCCTAACTGAATATGCATTttggtttatatatttatccagGCTGAAATTTTTCTCCTCAATAAATGACGTGACTCAAGTTTGCGTCGTCTGTTGGCTGTGAAACCTCTTAACCAAACAaatattacagttttacattatCACAACTTTCCCTTATTAAATAATAGCCAGTATGTTCAAATGTAACCAACATGTTAAAGCATGGATTATATTCTGGCAAACCTTGCACCATTTAAATCAAACCATCACTGTTTATGAAATCAGACTGATTTTAATTTCTtctgcacatttttattccaagtccaatttttaaaaatagaattttttttaaatactttaaaacAAGTGCTGAGTTGTGTAATCATTGCTATAACATTAACCTTTTTTCTCAGAAGTGGAACTACGCCACTCATCTGATGCTCTTTGAGTTGGTGGAAATGCAGATTGTTGTCTCAGCCTACACCGCTGAAAGACTTGCAGCAACTCACTTCCTTTCACAGTTGGCTTTCGTAGTCCGTCTTATAAACAGCAGATCTTTTTGtccttgaaaaagaaaaaaaaaacccacactggCGAGATGTCGTGCAAAGGAATCTTGAAGATACTTATGGTCCTCTTCAACATTGCGATCTTTGTAAGTCATGTTTTCTTGAATATGATGGTTGTTTTTTAACGTGTTAAGTTGAACGATGCTTGATATCACTGATATCGATATGTAGCATCAGCAGTGTTGGTATTTACATTGTATTGATATTAGATTAGACCtaagtgtgtttatattttatataagtcTATTAATTCTATACTTCGAGAGTCTGTCTGAAGAATACACCGGTCAAAGTAAACCGCAACAACTAATATTGAAACTGAAAACATGTGGTTGGGCTAAATGTATAGCAGGTTTTTATCTACACCAAAACAGGAAAAGGTTTTGTCATTTTGTCTAAACCTATTTTCAGACAACTACATGCTAATTACAGAAGCACTCACTAAACCAACAAACCATTTCTTACAGATAAACAAAACTATTGCCTTTAGtggatttcagacttttggaccctaCTGAATGTCTTGGGTCATGCATTTTGCATTTTGTAGTGTTCCAACCTGAAATTGTCATCGATGTAGTCGATGTCTAACATCTGAAAGTGCTTTTTAAATTGTAAAACAGacgaataaaaagaaattaaacagattaaacagtTATGGATATACCTGTAAGATATACACATCCTTTGAGCTTGACATTTTTGACAAATAGCTGAAGATCTGCTGTATAAGATAGAGCTTCTCAATCATACTGAGATCTTGTTGTCCTGTTGGACGTCACTTTCCTAGTGGAAATGCCCTGTATTTGACTTCATCTTGCCCTTTATCCTGAGCAGTTCCTCAATCATTGCGTGTGAAACACCCCCACAGAGCATGATGCAACACAGTCAGGATGTGTGTTGCGTTTACGATAAACGTTTCGCTCGGGTTCGGTTTTACGTTCATCCGGCTAGATGTTCCTTTTTTAGGTACATCAGACTGgctaacttttttttaacacatttgcTCAAAAACTGAGATCTGAGTTTTATCTGAGATTTGAATCTCTCCAGCTTCTTGAGATTTCTTTGCTTCGGTAATTAACGCTGATAAACCCGCTCCTTACACGGTCACTGATGTTTGGTAGACGGCCTCCTCGTAATGGACTGAATTGTCCtttgtgggatgtggtagcttagtgtttaaagtgttggactactggtcagaaggGTATCAGGTTaaattccaggtccaccaagctgccattgctaggcccttaagcaaggcccttaaccatcaattgctcagataaaatgtaagtttttctggataagagcatctgccaattgccagaaatgtaaatggttgGTTTTAATCTTTGTGTGATGTTAAAATTTAGTTCCTTGTAATCTCCATGCTCCTTATGATTCTGtttatttagatatattttCTTCCAAGAACACTTTATATTGAGATCTTGTGACACTTTTAATTGTACATACCATACAGGTAATACATTAATCATATGACTTGGATGGCAACATGATGCCCCAGAAGAAATTTAGGAGTTTGactgctttttttgttgttgttctgtattcattttcattatatttcatgTAGATCTATGACATATAACTCAAGTCCATTTCTGTTATCTCACTGTGGATCTGGCTAAAACTAGCCTACTTGTTTACATTTACTAAgtgtttttaattagttttaCTGAATCACTGTTTCTGGTAACACCACAGTTCCCCAGACATTACTAATCCCCCTCTCTTTCACTTCTCTATGATCTAATtctggttttgttttctttcttctttggtCTCCAGTTTGCTGGAGCTGCATCTGTGGTCATCGGAGTCTTGGTCGTAATTAACAAGAAGAATGTATTTGGAACGCTGGATAACATTAAAGATCTTCCCCCACAATTATCACATCTGGCTAACGCTGGCTACCTGCTGGTGGCTGTCGGGGCCGTAATCACCTTCATGGGCTTTCTGGGCTGCTGTGGAGCCTGCTGTGAGAATAAGTGCATGCTCATGACCGTGAGTGTCCTTGATTCTTAGTCACAACTTTCAGGGAAACATTCCCCATTTGTAGTCGACTGCTTGATGCATGtcactggagctgtgaggctaaTGAAGTTAAAAGTCGATCTCAACCACAATCTCAATTCAATCTGTTCAATCTGTTCATATATATGCCAGCTTTCCAAGATGGTTGCTCTAATAATATTCCAGCTTAATATCTACACAATTGGCTGATTGACTACATTTTGATGTATGGAGGGATTTCTTTCCCCACTCTTTTGATCTTTATATTCAGTGTCTCATGTCCTTACAgtttttcatcatcatcttcattgtGTTTGTGGTGGAGGTGATTGCAGCCGTACTCATTCTGTTTTACGAGCCTAAGGTAAGAGCAATGATCCTGAAGATACAGTAGATTATTCTGTAAATTTGGGTAATCACAAAGAATGACACCGTTCCCAAGCAGACAGTTGAACACTCTATCTAGCTCAGTGGTCCTCAGTATCAATTCCCTGATTTGGACAAATGTTAATCCTGGCCTCACCTGCTTACAGAAGAattttgttcattcattaataattattaactacatgttattaaaatgaatataaaattctCCTTGGGGCgaaacaaagtaaaaaatgatCTCTAATTCTGATGATTAATGCTGATTTCACATTCTAGTCAAAGTGTGTCATCAGTAACCTCAATtcatttttgttctgtttttttttttttagttaagaAACCCAAaacatcctcttagcaaagaaaagcagaaaatcACTTCCCTTTTCTAAACCAGAATGACAGTTAGTTGCTTCATACAGTGACAAATAAAGCAAACTGAAAACGTACCTGAGCTATATGCCAGGTGAActacagatatatatatctgtagGTAAAAATGAAGGCGTGTTTTTTGTAGCAGTGAACATTGAAACGTTTTCTTTGTTTCCTTAGGCAGAGGAACTGCTGAATGAAATTCGAAAAAAAGTTGCTGAGAACATCCAGAAGAACTACGGTGACAACGACATCATCACCAACACGTGGAACGAGACGATGGCTCTGGTATTTAACATTCCATGTTCATGTTCTGTTTTTGGCTGGAACTATTACACTGTATGGATGATATAAACTAGTTTACATTACTATAATCTACTGGATGACACATGAATTTCATTTAAGGGAACACAAACTTTTTACTATTTCACGCAGCAACTCGAATTAACATGTGCAACAAGCATGGCTAATAACGTCAACTACGCTACACTAACCTCTTTCACTTAAATATTCATAATTGCAAGTGAGAACATGTCATTAAagatacacacagaaaaatcaGACATTTTAAAAACCTTTAAGAACCTCTCTTCATGCTATCACTGCTAGCGACCCAGCTAGCTTAATGCTAGCAAAGTAGTTGCCACTTGTAGATGTGAGTGGAATCTAAATTCACTATATAAATGGAAattctttattgtttttatgaaagtatttcacacacacacaaaaaaaactccTAGCTTTTTATGACCCCAATAAGCTATCTTAACATCAAGAGTTCGTGGCTGAAGTGAGTTTAGCtgtgagaaaacacacaacaccaaaaaACAAATTTAGATCATGTGTGAGGTGGATGTAGGCAAACTGTCTCAGGGGCTACGTGaagattttaaaacaaaatgaagggcTGCATACGATATGCATCAGAAATTTTATTTAGTCCAAACTGACACTCCCCGT harbors:
- the LOC131347100 gene encoding tetraspanin-1-like — protein: MSCKGILKILMVLFNIAIFFAGAASVVIGVLVVINKKNVFGTLDNIKDLPPQLSHLANAGYLLVAVGAVITFMGFLGCCGACCENKCMLMTFFIIIFIVFVVEVIAAVLILFYEPKAEELLNEIRKKVAENIQKNYGDNDIITNTWNETMALLKCCGYNNYTDFTGSPYVNRTSQYPQFCCSTGSGKCDLGNAQSQNVDGCFNVVVKLVKKNSTLLGGIAICVAAIEVAAMIVALILFKK